The genomic window CTCGACCTGACCGGCTACCGGCAGCGGCTCGGCGTCGTCCCGCAGGAGCCGTATCTCTTCGCCGGCACCGTGCGCGACGCCATCGCCTACGGCCGGCCCGATGCCACCGACGCCGAAGTGGAGGCGGCGGCCAGGGCGGTGGGCGCGCACGCGATGATCGCCACCCTGGAAGGCGGGTATCTGCACCGGGTCGCCGAGCGCGGCCGGAATCTGTCCGCGGGCCAGCGGCAGCTGATAGCGCTGGCCCGCGCCGAACTCGTCGACCCCGCGATCCTGCTGCTCGACGAGGCGACCGCGGCGCTGGACCTGGCGACCGAGGCACTGGTCAACCAGGCCGCCGACCGGCTCGCCACCCGCCGTACGACCCTGGTGGTCGCGCACCGGCTGAGCACCGCGGCCCGCGCCGACCGGGTGGTGGTCCTCGACCACGGGCGGATCGTCGAGGACGGCACGCACGAGATGCTGCTGGCCCGCGACGGGCACTACGCGGAGCTGTGGCGGACCTTCACCGGCGAGGTGCGGGCGGCCGCCTGAGGCGCCGTCCGCCCGCACCCCGGGTGGACCGTCAGGCCCGGCTGCCGTAGTCCAGGCCGTAACCGATGGGGTAGAGCGCCGTCGCCGGGTCGTCGGCGCGCGGGACCGCGACCGGCAGCCTGCCGCCGGGTGCCGCCTTGCCGGCGATCACCCGGGCCGCCGCGCGCATCGAGACGTCGGTCCAGCCGTAGGTGGCCAGCGACGCGGCCACCGGCGGCAGCCAGGCGATGTCGTAGGGATTGCGGATGGCGACCGTCACCACCGGGACCGACGTGGCGGTGAGCGCGGTGACCAGGGCGATCTGGGCGGGCGCCGCGGCCGTCACGTTGTAGGTGCAGACGATCACTGCGTCCTTGCCCGCCGCCGCGGCCACCGCCTGGTCGATCACCGCCTGCGCCGGCGCGGTGCCGGTGGACAGCGCCTGCGCGGAGCGGCCGAGGTCGGTGAGGGCCTTGGCCAGCACCCCGGTCGGCGGACCACCGGTGCCCGAGGGCGCCGCCGGATCGGCGCCGACCACCAGCAGGTCGCGGTGCGAGCGGCGGGGCAGCGGCAGCGCTTCCGCGTCGTTGGCGAGCAGCGTGATGCCGCGTTCGGTGATCCGGTCGGCGGTCGCGAGGTGCGCGCGGGTGCCGACGTGCCGGTCGACCCCGGCGTGGGTGACGTAGGGGTCGCGGAACAGGCCCTTGCGGAATTTGAGCGCGAGGATGCGTTCCAGCGACACCGCGATGCGCTCCTCGGTGAGCTCGCCGGAGGCCACCGCGTCCATGACGCCCTGGTAGGCGACGCCCAGCAGCGGCGGGTTGAGCAGCTGGTCGACACCGGCCTTGAGCGCCAGAACCGGCACCCGGTCGTCGCCGTACTTCTCCCGCACACCCGCCATGTCGAGCGCGTCGGTGACCACCACGCCGTCGTAGCCGAGCTGTTCGCGCAGCACGCCGGTGAGGATGGGATGCGACAGCGTGGCCGGGTCGCCGGAGTCGTCCAGGGCCGGCACCAGGATGTGCGCGGTCATGATCGAGTCGATGCCGGCCGCGATCGCCGCGCGGAAGGGCGGGGCGTCGACCGCCTGCCACTGCTCCAGCGAGTGCGTGATGATCGGCAGCGAGAAGTGGCTGTCGGTGCCGGTGTCGCCGTGGCCGGGGAAGTGCTTGGCGGTGGAGGCGATTCCCGCGCCCTGATAGCCCTTGACCTGCGCGGCGGCCAGCGCGGCGACCGCGCTGGGGTCCGCACCGAAGGAGCGGACGCCGATCACCGGATTTCCCGGGTTGATGTTGACGTCGGAGACCGGGGAGTAGTTCTGGTTGACACCCATGGCGGCCAGTTCGGTGCCGATCACCCGGGCCGCCGTCCGCGCGTCCGCGGGGCTGCCGTCGGCGCCGAGGGCCATGCCGCCGCCGAACAGGGTGGCCGGCGCGCCGATCCGGGCGACCGCGCCCTGTTCCTGGTCGGTGGAGATCAGCAGCGGCACGGGGGTGCCGTGCGACAGCGCGGCGCGCTGGATGCCGTTGGACAGGTCGGCGATCTGGTGCGGATTCTGCGTGTTGTGGGCCCACGCGAAGTAGATGATGCCGCCGACGTGGTAGGTGGCGAGCAGTTCCGCGGCGTTCGCGACGCCGATCTCGCTCTGGTTGGCGGCCACGTCCGCGGGGTCGGGGTCGGTCGCCGACGCTCCGTAGATCCGCATGACGAAGAGCTGGCCGACCTTCTCCGCCAGGCTCATCCGCTGGATGATCGCGCGGATGCGGCGGCGGTCGGCGCTGCTCAGCGCGGATCCGGCGGCGGAGGCGGGCGCCGCGGTGGCCATGGCGGCGGAGCCGGCCGCGGCTGCTGCTGCGGTGAGGACACTGCGGCGGGACGGGTGGTGGTGCAAGACGGACTCCTTCTGGGCGGAGGAGAGTGCACGCGGTGAAAGAAACTGCCGGATGTACACGGATAGCGTGGAAGTTTTCGCCAGTCAATGGGCCGGTCGAACCTCCGTGCCGACCGCGGAGCGGTAGCAGCCGTTCCGCCCGCGCCGCCGGCGGGTCGTCAGCCGAAGACCGGCCGCGCCGGGATGCGTTCCTTCGCCACCTGGAAGACCACCGAGACGCGGAAGGCCACCAGGCACTCCTGGGGCGGCTCCGGCTGGCTCACCCGCAGGTCGAGCCGGTCGCCTGACACCCCGAGCGCCGCCGCGGTGGCCGCGCTGCACCCGGTCGTCGCCGTCCAGCCGACCAGCAGCTGCCGGGTGAAGTCGGTGCTCCGCGCCGCCGCGGCGATCCGCGCCTGCGCCTGCGGGTCGCCTGCGCTGAAGGCGGCGGCGTACCGGTCGGCCTCGGCCCGGTCGTGCAGCACCTGGTGACCGTCCGGCGGGCCCTTCGGCGCGGCCGAGAAATAGACCACCCGGTCCGGGGCCGTGCCACCGGTCTGCCCGGCGCTGCGGGAGGCGGTCACGCTGCCCGGCGCCTGACCGGGCGCGTCATCCGGCCCGCCGGCGCCGGACTTCCCGCCGCACCCGGCGGCCGGCACCGCGAGCGACGCGGCCAGCACCACCGCCGGGACCGCCCTGCGCACCGTCGTCGTCAGCACCACGCCGATGGGACGGCCGCCGGGCCGTACCGGTTCCCTGCCGCCGCCGGACGGCGGGACGTACGGACCCGGGCCCGGCGGCCGCCGGGCCCCGCCTCACCTTCCGGGTGCCGGACGCACGACCCGCGCGTCGGCCGTCCGGCCGCCGTCAGTGCGCAGCCGGCCAGTGCGCCCGCAGCGTGTCCACCGCCACCCCGATCGACGGTCTGCGGGACGCACCCGCCCGCCACAGCGCGTAGAGCCGCCGTACGGGCGTCGGTTCCAGCCGCAGCACCCGCACCCCCGCGGGAATCCGCCCCCGGCCGAGCCTGGGCACCAGCGCGATGCCGAGGCCGGCCTCCACCAGCGCCACCTGAGTGCGGTACTCGCCGACCTGATAGGCCATGTCGGGCTCCGTCCCGGCCTCCCGCAGCGTCCGGACCAGCCAGTCGTGGCAGACCGAACCGGGCGGCTGGCAGATCCACCGCTCCCGGGCCACATCCGAGCGCAGCAGCCCGTCCCGGTCCGCCAGCCGGTGCCCGGCGGGCACCAGCACATCGCACCGGTCGTCGCCGAGTACCGCCCGCTCCACTCCTTCGGGTGCGGGAAGCGGGGCGATGTCCCAGTCGTGCGCCACCGCC from Streptomyces sp. NBC_01198 includes these protein-coding regions:
- a CDS encoding glycoside hydrolase family 3 protein, whose amino-acid sequence is MHHHPSRRSVLTAAAAAAGSAAMATAAPASAAGSALSSADRRRIRAIIQRMSLAEKVGQLFVMRIYGASATDPDPADVAANQSEIGVANAAELLATYHVGGIIYFAWAHNTQNPHQIADLSNGIQRAALSHGTPVPLLISTDQEQGAVARIGAPATLFGGGMALGADGSPADARTAARVIGTELAAMGVNQNYSPVSDVNINPGNPVIGVRSFGADPSAVAALAAAQVKGYQGAGIASTAKHFPGHGDTGTDSHFSLPIITHSLEQWQAVDAPPFRAAIAAGIDSIMTAHILVPALDDSGDPATLSHPILTGVLREQLGYDGVVVTDALDMAGVREKYGDDRVPVLALKAGVDQLLNPPLLGVAYQGVMDAVASGELTEERIAVSLERILALKFRKGLFRDPYVTHAGVDRHVGTRAHLATADRITERGITLLANDAEALPLPRRSHRDLLVVGADPAAPSGTGGPPTGVLAKALTDLGRSAQALSTGTAPAQAVIDQAVAAAAGKDAVIVCTYNVTAAAPAQIALVTALTATSVPVVTVAIRNPYDIAWLPPVAASLATYGWTDVSMRAAARVIAGKAAPGGRLPVAVPRADDPATALYPIGYGLDYGSRA
- a CDS encoding LysR family transcriptional regulator, with the translated sequence MLDLARLKALHAVHTHGSIGAAATALGYTPSAVSQQISKLERETHTVLLERQGRGVALTDAAQLLVATAEQLLAIVEQAEVALEEQRGRPSGRLTVAAFPTAACGLLPPVLAELAAKHPSLDLRLVEVDAHLSVDLVARGVVDLAVAHDWDIAPLPAPEGVERAVLGDDRCDVLVPAGHRLADRDGLLRSDVARERWICQPPGSVCHDWLVRTLREAGTEPDMAYQVGEYRTQVALVEAGLGIALVPRLGRGRIPAGVRVLRLEPTPVRRLYALWRAGASRRPSIGVAVDTLRAHWPAAH